A single region of the Desulfatiglans anilini DSM 4660 genome encodes:
- a CDS encoding glycine cleavage system protein H produces MASKDAENRRATVGYGSTYRRGRSQDPADNASLKAVLNGQLWMVKPDKQAQAANPCIWMQAGVVDFKNCNNFYDCTTCKYDGGMKKKVEKGAATGWRDAMRRRPGLERVCRHTLTNRIEERVCAYDYACHKCDFDQFFEDVWAPKTASRPDEMHDVKGFAVPTGYYFNDGHSWARIESGGYIRIGMDDFALKLFGRADAYELPVIGKELSQGKPGWGFKRSAQEAEALSPVNGVIVEVNGDLREKPAMANAGPYEAGWMMLVRTPDIKGTLANLMTDADSIGWLNQEVRQLEGMIEEVAGPLAADGGTLGEDIYGNLPGLDWGNLRRAFLKS; encoded by the coding sequence ATGGCTAGCAAAGATGCAGAAAATCGGAGAGCGACGGTGGGGTACGGTTCGACCTATCGCAGGGGCCGTAGCCAGGACCCCGCGGATAACGCCTCGCTGAAGGCGGTTTTGAACGGACAGCTCTGGATGGTCAAGCCGGACAAGCAGGCCCAGGCGGCCAATCCGTGCATCTGGATGCAGGCGGGCGTGGTCGATTTCAAGAACTGCAACAACTTCTACGATTGTACGACCTGCAAGTATGATGGGGGTATGAAGAAAAAGGTCGAGAAGGGGGCCGCGACCGGTTGGCGGGATGCGATGCGGCGGAGGCCCGGCCTGGAGCGGGTCTGCCGCCACACCTTGACGAACCGGATCGAGGAGCGGGTCTGCGCCTACGATTACGCCTGTCACAAGTGTGACTTCGACCAGTTTTTCGAGGACGTGTGGGCCCCGAAAACGGCGTCCCGGCCGGACGAGATGCACGATGTCAAAGGCTTTGCTGTCCCGACGGGCTATTATTTCAACGACGGCCACTCATGGGCCCGGATCGAAAGCGGCGGGTACATCCGGATCGGCATGGACGACTTCGCTCTCAAGCTGTTTGGCAGGGCCGATGCGTATGAACTGCCGGTTATCGGGAAAGAGTTGTCTCAGGGCAAACCTGGATGGGGTTTCAAACGATCGGCGCAGGAGGCCGAGGCCCTTTCGCCGGTGAACGGGGTTATCGTCGAGGTCAACGGCGATCTGCGTGAAAAGCCGGCGATGGCGAATGCCGGGCCTTATGAGGCCGGATGGATGATGCTCGTGAGGACACCCGATATCAAGGGAACACTGGCGAATCTGATGACCGACGCCGACAGTATCGGATGGCTGAACCAGGAGGTGAGGCAGCTGGAAGGCATGATCGAGGAGGTGGCCGGACCTCTGGCGGCAGACGGTGGTACACTGGGTGAGGACATCTATGGGAATCTGCCGGGTCTTGATTGGGGCAACCTCCGGCGTGCGTTTCTCAAAAGCTGA
- a CDS encoding glycine cleavage system protein H, producing the protein MEKERETGNRLDARRPCKRHVEGYIGYRPCTHDYRCDDCEFEQFFLDHYRVHAVVQPVDTIKIRGFDVPQGYYFHAGHTWAKVEGDQTVRIGLDDFAFKTLGPFDRLDVPLIGKEIHQDRPAVTVYRDEHRSAVRSPLSGIVTAVNQELLEDARAAFDHPYADGWLLTAHATALRSDLKQLMIDQETKAFMRKEVDELFGLIEETLGPMPNDGGDIRGDLYGEAPEIGWDRLSRLVFKT; encoded by the coding sequence ATGGAAAAAGAGAGGGAGACCGGAAACCGACTGGATGCGCGCCGTCCATGCAAGAGGCATGTGGAAGGATACATCGGATACCGACCCTGCACCCATGATTACCGCTGCGATGATTGCGAGTTCGAGCAGTTTTTCCTGGATCACTACCGGGTTCATGCGGTGGTTCAGCCCGTTGATACGATCAAGATCCGGGGGTTCGATGTGCCGCAGGGGTATTATTTTCACGCGGGCCACACGTGGGCGAAGGTCGAGGGAGACCAGACGGTGCGTATCGGGCTGGATGATTTCGCCTTCAAGACGCTCGGCCCCTTCGACCGCCTCGATGTGCCGTTGATTGGAAAGGAGATCCATCAGGATCGTCCAGCCGTAACGGTTTATCGGGATGAACACCGCTCGGCCGTCCGTTCGCCGCTGAGCGGTATTGTGACCGCTGTCAACCAGGAGCTTCTCGAGGATGCGCGTGCGGCGTTCGACCATCCCTATGCCGACGGATGGCTTCTGACAGCCCATGCTACGGCGCTCAGGAGCGATCTGAAACAGCTCATGATCGATCAAGAGACGAAAGCGTTTATGCGGAAAGAGGTCGACGAGCTGTTCGGTCTGATCGAGGAGACCCTGGGGCCTATGCCGAACGATGGAGGCGATATCCGGGGCGACCTGTACGGAGAAGCTCCGGAGATTGGCTGGGACAGGTTGAGCCGCCTGGTTTTCAAGACGTGA
- a CDS encoding archaemetzincin family Zn-dependent metalloprotease: MKPGKASSIIVLTSISDGQESYLESVGLEISRLFGYPTVAMPLLDSIDFAYNTQRDQYHSTAILTRLAELAPPDALKILAVTDRDLYIPILTHVYGEAQLGGRACIVSTHRLNEGISAGGDPERLRCRLMKEAVHELGHTFNLKHCPETRCIMHYCRKIEHVDRKSQAFCRYCRVLLQDELDRMAEETP; the protein is encoded by the coding sequence TTGAAACCAGGAAAGGCATCATCCATCATCGTCCTGACTTCCATTAGCGACGGCCAGGAATCCTATCTCGAATCCGTCGGCCTCGAAATCAGTCGTCTTTTCGGCTATCCGACAGTCGCCATGCCCCTCTTGGACAGCATCGATTTCGCTTACAACACGCAAAGGGATCAATACCATTCGACGGCGATCCTCACCCGGCTTGCTGAACTCGCCCCGCCCGATGCCTTGAAGATCCTGGCCGTCACCGACCGCGACCTGTACATTCCGATCCTCACCCACGTTTACGGCGAAGCTCAACTGGGTGGCAGGGCCTGCATCGTCTCGACCCACCGGCTGAACGAGGGGATCTCTGCCGGAGGCGATCCTGAACGACTCCGCTGCCGCCTCATGAAGGAGGCCGTCCACGAACTCGGCCACACCTTCAATCTCAAGCATTGCCCTGAAACCCGCTGCATCATGCACTATTGCCGCAAAATCGAGCATGTCGACCGCAAATCCCAGGCATTCTGCCGATATTGCAGGGTTCTCCTCCAAGACGAACTGGACAGGATGGCGGAAGAAACGCCTTGA
- a CDS encoding sigma-54-dependent transcriptional regulator — protein sequence MGGSKILIVDDELIVRESLAGWLERDGHQLKTASSGEEALAMIEESRFDIILLDIKMGGMSGLDVLKAVKENDPDIAVIMITAYGSVNTAVEAMKHGATDYLMKPFDPDELGILIERIEKQQLQALENQYLRQEVRERTRFESMIGQSKAMQKVFELIRDVAPTDSTVLIRGETGTGKGLAAKAVHTLSRRCAGPFVSINCGAFPEQLLESELFGYQKGAFTDAKETKKGRFELAHGGTLFLDEIGEISMRMQIDLLRILEDHVFYRLGSTQPLEVDFRVIAATNRNLEQAIRERSFREDLYYRLNVFTFEMPPLRERKEDIPLLAAHFLHRFAQETNKPVERISRDALDEMMLYEWPGNIRELENAVERAVVVAKGPTILPEHLPIFSPDQMTLEPADQSLKELEKAHIVKILEQHQWNISKCAETLGIDRSTLYSKMKRYGIRKKD from the coding sequence ATGGGCGGCAGCAAGATCCTGATCGTCGATGATGAACTCATCGTAAGGGAATCTCTGGCAGGCTGGCTTGAAAGAGACGGGCATCAACTGAAGACCGCTTCGAGCGGCGAAGAGGCCCTGGCGATGATCGAAGAATCCCGCTTCGATATCATTCTGCTGGACATCAAGATGGGGGGCATGAGCGGTCTGGACGTCCTGAAGGCTGTCAAGGAGAACGATCCTGACATCGCCGTCATCATGATCACGGCGTACGGTTCGGTCAACACGGCGGTCGAAGCCATGAAGCACGGCGCCACCGACTACCTGATGAAACCGTTCGATCCGGACGAACTCGGAATCCTGATCGAGCGGATCGAAAAACAGCAGCTGCAGGCACTCGAAAACCAGTATCTCCGACAGGAAGTGCGCGAAAGGACCCGCTTCGAAAGCATGATCGGCCAGTCAAAGGCCATGCAGAAGGTCTTCGAGCTGATCCGCGATGTCGCCCCGACCGACTCGACCGTCCTGATCCGGGGTGAAACCGGCACGGGCAAGGGCCTCGCCGCAAAGGCCGTCCACACCCTCAGCCGCCGCTGCGCCGGGCCCTTCGTCTCGATCAACTGCGGCGCCTTTCCGGAACAGCTTCTCGAAAGCGAGTTGTTCGGCTATCAGAAAGGGGCCTTCACCGATGCCAAAGAGACCAAGAAGGGACGATTCGAACTGGCCCACGGCGGCACCCTTTTTCTCGATGAGATCGGCGAGATCAGCATGCGGATGCAGATCGATCTACTGCGGATCCTCGAGGATCATGTCTTTTACCGCCTCGGAAGCACCCAGCCGCTCGAGGTGGATTTCCGCGTCATTGCAGCCACCAACCGCAACCTGGAGCAGGCGATCCGCGAAAGGAGCTTCCGGGAGGATCTCTACTACCGCTTGAACGTGTTTACGTTCGAGATGCCGCCCCTCAGGGAACGTAAAGAGGACATCCCTCTGCTTGCCGCGCATTTCCTGCACCGTTTCGCGCAGGAGACGAACAAACCGGTCGAACGGATCAGCCGTGACGCCCTGGACGAGATGATGCTCTATGAATGGCCGGGCAATATCCGGGAACTGGAAAACGCCGTCGAACGGGCGGTCGTCGTTGCCAAAGGCCCGACCATCCTGCCTGAACATCTGCCGATCTTCAGCCCGGACCAGATGACCCTCGAGCCCGCCGATCAGTCCCTGAAAGAACTCGAGAAGGCCCACATCGTTAAAATCCTTGAACAACACCAGTGGAATATATCCAAGTGCGCGGAGACATTGGGCATCGACCGGTCGACCCTTTACAGCAAAATGAAGCGCTACGGAATCAGGAAGAAGGATTGA